The Aedes albopictus strain Foshan chromosome 2, AalbF5, whole genome shotgun sequence region gtgacgggttcgattcccggtcggtccaggatcttttcgtaaaggaaatttccttgacttccttgggcatagagtatcttcgtgcctgccacacgatatacacatgcaaaatggtcattggcagaggaagctctcagttaataactgtggaagtgctcatagaacactaagctgagaagcaggctttgtcccagtgaggacgttacgccaagaagagagagagatcgaaacttttcatttgacgcattggttgtttccataggattattaataatttttataaaaatgatttcccttagactggccaaaaccggtgcccgcaccctataataGATTTGGAAgttatattttacacatagtggggcaacaGATCGGGTCATGCAACACCATtaatttcaggtattccttttacctgaggattgcggactgaaatttgacagcagccaggctgctaccaaaactgcaaaattatcagagtgtgcctggatacaagttTGTTTTGCTTAAGaagccattagactgtttgctatgatgacaaatatttggccaaacaagcccaacatatGACCAAcgcaacgtgaatcatggcaaccttggataaatgtcgggcttcaatggcaaatatttgtcataatgacaaacagtctaatggcacctttagtcacgctaaaacaagtgaAATGTTTAGTGACACACAAACTTTGCCATTAAATAGGAAAACTTTTTCTGATGTTTTTTCTGTGTGAAAACTTTGTGTAAAACTTGCCCAAAGTTCATTATTTATTCTTCTAAGCCCATACAGGACCAAAACAGTTGAATATATACGTTTTATTGAAACGTTTGTTTTAATAGGTTTTAGTCGATCTGTTTAAACTTTGTGTGGATTCGTTTGTGCGTGCACTTTGAATGTGATTTCCAtagagcagtgcttcccaaactgtgcgccgcggcgccctggtgcgccgtgagcatttcacaggtgcgccgcaggctcttgggcTAAAACGCAAAGAACAAACGCTTATTATTGAAGACGGAATAACTTTTGTGTTATTCTCACCTTGTTCGCCTCATAGTATTTTCTGTATTTGTATCAAAGTCTTGCCTTTTTGAGGAAAACTTCGGATGAAAGTCAATTGGGTGAATAAATATGaataaaatgaataaaatattgcttttttctgtAGCTttttcgaaagagctcatttttctgagtataacgtgacttttattgcgttccaatccctttgttttgatggtgaaattgacaaaacagttttaatttcggtggatagaatgacagttcaatcgataaaatgacagttcgccccgaagcccgaacaaaaaattttccccatacaaagtttaaatgcattttaaaaatagttcctgagCACCAAAAaaggatgaaattttggattacgACTTATTTTCAGATGGAGATTTCGATTATGAAATGATCTTGATACCcataaagaagccaattaaaggGGGTTTTCCTTTTCCATTAAAAATAAATTTAccaaaatatttgaatgttttcCGCAATAAATTTCCGATGTCCTCATGAAACTTTTGAACTTTTAACACATTTTAAAATTTCCAGAGTTTAACTAAGACTTTTTATGATTCTTCTTAGTTTTCGAAGTTCTTTCCAGAATAATTACTGCAAATCTTATGATCTCCATGCTGATCTCAAACGTTTCGGGACGACAATTTTATTTACATCACTAGTAGGCTAGTTCATATACTTATCGTAAAAAATTCTGCGAATATTTATATGTCGATGTTGTACAtgattctggaaacccccttttaAGAGTTGTTTCCCTCTTGCACAGAAACGAAAAAAATGACTGTTCTCCGTCACTGTCAGCCGTCCTGACATGTTCTAAGCAAATCATTTTTATTTctatattccagaaattattaCGATTACGATTACGGTTTGTATTTGAAATGTTTAACTGAAAGtgttaaaatcattaaaattatttgtaagaaacttgttggtgcgccgcgaaatttttgaaaatttcaaaaggcgccgcggaagcaaaaagtttgggaacctctgcaattatgtgattatttttgaagtttttatgATGATATGCACGCCATTGATGTCAAATTTTGTATAGCATTTTTTCCCGAGTATGTAATATAGCTTAATGAAAGATTGTCTTTTAAAATATCGCCTCCCATTAACacctatggcacaaatttcccaaatggaggagaacgtgcctctagagccgacctactgtccCATTAACACCTTGTGTGTTGAATGGCTTGCAAAACTTTTTCAACCAGCCATGGGCATAAAGCTCTATATgctaaattataaatacactaacgattaactgccattttaaTTAGAGCACAAAATTGGGTTTCTCaacaatgtttagactactgtgataatttaagAATTCACTAAATCATCATTTCcccgcgaaatttcacactaatcaaacttattttgtttacctgtcgtGTATCCGACGCcactgcagggctgttacaaaagtgccgATTtcaaaaccgcaaaatccgcgccaagccatttggaatccgcgccgaggtaatcaaatccgcgccagtacaaacaCATACGGTTTTGATGACTCAAACTCATAAATAGcaggaattttttagagaaaatcaaCTATTCATGACTTTTGTAGTAGTCCAGATGAAAAGTATTTCTAATGATAAATTGATTTGTAACTATTTCATAACTTTAGACGGCAGCTTCTACATCAAACAAAAGTTTCAAAATGTTGCAAACaggctagtttttttttatttggaataAAAAGTGTTGGATCAATAGTTGATTGCTTATCAATCATGGCGTTTACTATTTTACGAAAATGGAATTTTCTGTCCCCTGAAGCAGTTCCTAAACAGCATTTTTTGCGGATATTTCAAAATGATTTCTAACCAACATTATGTTAGAAATCCTAAAATAAAATTTGTAGTAAGTACAGTCTTTTGTTCGAGAGAActgcaaaaaaatatttcagtatattttcaaaaattcatggaTTACTTTCTACAGAATCTTATTTTGTAAAGATGCAAATGGAGTAATCCTAGTgcaattttttgattaaaaaatacCAATAAATGTCATTGCTAAGAGAGGTATTTATAAAAAAggcatttcataaaaaaaaagtctGGCAAATGCTCTAAACAATCAGCTAAAGATATGAAGATAAGTATTAATTTATAAGAAAATTATGATAAGAGTTTTGGGCTACACCACATCCTTGGAAATCAGTGAAATTTTCAGCATTCAGAATGTCCTCAGTCTTATGATTCCGAAAGCTTTAACGAATTCTTCAAGtattccgcaaaaaaaaatctataaaaattcTACCTAGAAACCCCTTAATAACTGAACCTGCAGCTCCCCTCTCAACGAGCGCTTCGATTGGAATTAAAGAGAAATTTTACCATGGCAACAAAAGTTTACGTATctttaggatatttttttttaagaattttgttttttttttcgttgaatttTCTAAGAATGCAATCATAGAAatcttcaagacgtttcaagTATCTGTatctttttcaagaattacaGAAATTTCACGACATACTGTATCAGAAAAACAATCAGATCGATTTTTTTACGACACACACAGTctacaaaaccaatgattttctttacGAGATTCTATTAAATTAGACTACACAATTCAACCGAATGATTTTCTAAAATTTGCGAAATACTTCGTTTTGCAAATCCCACAAAAAAGCATGCAGAATCACCAAGAAACTACAGCTGTTTTTCTGAGGTCTTGCCATGACTCAGTGTTTTTCGAACCTCTAAGTTCCATTCAAAATTTAAACTTTACCCAAAATTTTACTCAAAAAATGATCTCGAGATGGCTTCAACAGTTTGACCATAAAATTCAGAAGAGGATCTTCTCAGTTTTAACAAGTTGAGCGTAGGAAAGTGTAACTAATCTAGCACTCCAAGGTAGAATTTACTATTTTTACTCAATCACTAAATCccatagctctaatttgaaaacgttcattattttttcttattGTGTGTTGAGCTCCATGTCTAAATATTCAATGTaaatgcatttgaaaaccatttccgcaaaatccgcgccaaaatgagcaaaaacgcgcgaaacgcaaaaaccgcgaaaaacgcaaaatctgcgccacctgtaacagccctgccactgtcatgaactcaaccgaacttgtgcatgccagccgctgcgaagtcgtgtgcgaaattcgactgtgatgataatgaatttcggccgagtctaaatgggtgcaaatgtcgcaatatccaaaaaagttttttttagttcttatagtaaacatgctaacgaagcaaataacatTAATTTTGTTGATTATTctggtaaaatttaaaaaaataaggctctgtaaactagatgattaaaatttgaacttGCACAAAGTGtttaaaaaatgtagcatagtagaaaagaaaaaaaaatctcgcagatcaaatatttaatttccaaatacaataaaaattgctgtatcgataataaatgatatttctcgattgttatgagtaattttaactggaatatttgatcaagaaccaccattacgggccttctcaatacaattttttttttgtttcaaatttctcaacaacacccgTAGCAACAACTATTGCAAACGAATTActacttactgcattcgtttttatggtatgacaagctttgccatctgaaggatcgaatgagctgaaaagataagtttgtttagattaaatgcgttcaggaaagctaagacaGTTTgctagttcttatgttccgtaaaaaaccttaaaaaataagaaactttgtctccgaaaaaatgttgtggatatgcctttatcgatttttcccaaattttgatcaaggcattccttagacaacttgttgagacaGTGAATGTGATGAAAATTTAGATatgttttggtatttagtgataaataatgttgaaatcatcaaAAAACACATTTGTGCAAaagcaaatttgaaaaaataagtaatttgttagagaactcgactgttctttaaaatatcaagacaattgaaaggaaatataaaaatatggagaacaatatgctatactctgatagaagttggtaaaaatcgttagaacagttcatttaatttaataaacaaagtgtatttataatttctaaaaCAGTCTATAGCCAaacggcggccgatggcggcaccaagatcgatataggtgcacggatcaagaaggcgagggctgcttttgcgagtttaagaaatctatggaaaaacaaccaaattagtcgacgcaccataaTCCgagttttcaactcgaacgtgaaatttgtgctgctatacgctagtgaaacctggtgtgtatcagtggagaacactcaacggctgtaggtcttcatcaatagatgcctgcggtatataattcgtgcatggtggcctcacagttgaatctccaacgtggagcaccATCATcgttgtcatcaaaagccgatagcgacagaaattcgggagcgaaagtggaggtgggtcggccacactctacgcaggggcggaaaccaaatctgcaaacaagcgttagactgggacccagctcatggcggcgcagcctcaacaacgaaatcaagcacgtcgacagaaatttggcctggccacaggtcaaggcgatggctggcattcgcccaggatggaaatctttccattcggccctctgcaccaccttgggtgcccaggactgaaagtaagttatCAGAGTGACATCCATCCGCACACCAATCCCAGTCAGTTCAGTACTGATGGTAAAAAAGTGACGATGTCAAGCTGTCAGtacacaggatcaaatatttgtttaaaaagaaaccaatgctcaaacatcttgtttgacttgattaaattttcattagtgtcaaacagaaattgtttcttgagttctttccatgtcaaacatttgaccctgtgtacttcagaccTTTACAGAGTGCACTTGGTTCGCAGTTTCGTCTATATCATAATCTTCGATTTTAAACTGATAGTGGCAGAGGACAACCCTGAGCCAGTGCGGGTAGTAGGCCATAGGCCGTAATGATATCGTGTGGGTTGAACACGAGGTCAGTGATCcctcatggatcgattccagcctgcatcattttacgatacttttttgtttttttttcgtaagccTGCCTTTTCAATTTAGTCATAACAAGTAGGTACCTACGATCAATTTTCATGAAGTATTCTTGTGACGCCCaccccgggcagaaaagaattacaaaacaattgcaagttttaccattcaaaaagaattactgaatggtaaaatttgccattggtttgtttgaaataagtgacagaagggcaaaaataataactgacattgttctatgaaataactaaagaatgtcaaattttgacattacaatggcaaaccaagaacaaaaaaaatcaaggttgagaactgcaaaatataccattattgagttattgaaaacagaacaatatcaaaattagttattcgcctgtcaacacaaaaataacaaaagttatcattagaataaccaaaattcaaattttgtcattatgttgttcttaataAGTACCAAAACTGCGATGTTTCATGAAACTCGTAAGAGGtaaacaatatctcaccaatggcaaaatttgttatgatagcaaaataagacattcagcagttattcttccaaatttgataaatgacaagcgaatggcatattttgatatgatatcattttATGCTATTGACATGTTATTTCAAGCTCtttatgaagaactcatgaatgacaaaataagttatgacaacaaaatttgttattcttttgttgttggtttgccattcacctctacctggGACACTATACAATTATGGCTAAAATTCATAAGGTAATTTCGTTAGtatacttcgctgagtgtatgaaaaaaaaaattatgataatGATGGCataaactttattttattatttattcagCAAAGTTACCGGATGTaagaatttagaaattttatttaTATTCAAGGGCTACCTAATCTCTAGACTTGAGTTTGTTGGGTTCAAGTGTATCTAGGGTTCAAGGCATCTAGAAATAAATCAACAAGGTATATGCAGAgctgcttaaaatgctttcgaaaAAAGGTACAACATTATATTTTGCTTACTGCATTGCGTTTTCAAACACTCATTACACTAACATACACTGCATCACTGGACACGGAGCAAAAAAATCCGACAAGTAAGTCGACAAGTGACCTTCACTATAAATGTCTGGTACATTTAGAGATTTTATCAGCTGCAAATATTAAATTATCCAATACTGAATCCATGTCACGTACTAATAATATTTACCTTTTTAGATTGTCAAAGAACAAATCCCACTGAATTGAAGAGGAAGATGCGTCAGGAACAACTCGGAATCAACATTTTGTTGCAGGCGTAAAAGTAATGAATTCGGTCATCAGTTTATGTAAAGAAACCTAAGATACTCAAGTTAGCCTAAATTCACTTTTAAATATATATTGTTTCCATCACTCAACATTTTTACATTGTGCTATTGATTACCTTCTCACACTTAGCAAAGGTGACTTACTTTGGTGTTAGAATTTCGACAAAACTTATCAAAGTTCGATGATGTTTcatcgaagtcggtgatttttcctTAGTATTCCTACTTACTATCCGCTGATCTTTCTCAATAAAAAGTACATATGTGACATTATACTTGTTTTGCCAAATAAAAACAATATTACAGTTACACTACTTGAGTAACAGTTTCAGCCGATCCTGGACCGTCAACGGTTCAGCCGATGACATCCCTTCGGACTTTTTCTTCAACATATTGGCCAAGGCATTCAACTTACTGGGTTCCTTCGAGCTAAACGAAGTCTGCTTAGCATTTTTGTGGTTACCTTTGGTCGTCAAAGGGATGCTAAGCTTTGCTGTTGGATCTCGTTTGCGCTTTTTCCGCTTACTGTTGGTGACAGCGGTGGAGGGACTAAAATGTTCCTTGTTCAAGGTAAGAGATTTCTGAACGGGTTTAGCGTTGCGTTTATCGGTGATAAAGCGTGTTTTATAAGAGCACAACTTGCATGTGTATTTCTGTAACGGTTGAAGTACTGGTTTCGAATCAGATGGGactcagaaaaaaaagaaaataccTACCGCTATCACGTGCTTCCGACCTAGAAGGTAATCCAAATATGATTGTTGCTTTCTCGTTCGGGAAGGTTTGTTCTGGTACTTTTTGATAAGTTTGTCGTAGCGATTAGTACTGGCCACCTCGTCCACTTGAAAGTAACCGTGCATCCACAACGTTTTGCACTTGCGACACATCCATTTATTGTTAGTTTTCCCCAAGTCGGCCTCACTGGATGCTGCAACTCTGAAACGCATTTTTTTATTAACTTTCAGTTTTTATTTGGCTTGTGAGTAAGTCAGCTATTTCTAGTCTAGGCGTAGAAGTATTCACGGTTGTACCAGCATTTGCTTTTTCATATTCCccatcctaaacaaacacgagaaagaaaagGCTGCACGGCGGCCTGAAAGAGTCAGCAAGAGTACACCCGATTATTTTTttacacgggtctggtttttgctataactgagTCATTTTTTAACCAATTCTCATGacattttgtacactgatagtacatgtgtacacaatttcatgaaaatcgattaaaaattgactgagttatagcgaaaaccagacccgtgcaaaaaaggaATCGGGTGTACTCAAAAATAAGTAGTACTCAAAATTTGTTACTTGGCAGGAATTAAGTGTTTTTATAAAAGGTTATGATGAAATAGTGCATACAAAATCTTTGCGGGACTTAAACTCACAATTATTGtcgtgtccataaaccacgtggtcattttttttgaaacttctcaaacccccccccccccccgtggtcattagtccatacaaatttttttattcgtccatacaaaatggtcatcggccgaaccccccccccccccccctaaagaccacgtggtttatggacagcccctatgtatAGCCATTCGAGATTTTAACTCGCATCGGACTGGTTAGGCTTGTGcaataacaaatatttttttatcaatgAAGATTGATGATAATAATAAGAATATAATATATTAGAATAAGAGTTTTGATGTCTGCTACAAAGTTGAAGagaaatgtattgttggaaagtttgtaGAACAAACGATTATCTTATTTACTCAATTTAAAGAGTTATGTGTATTTTTTGTAAATAACCCCCTAAATGAAatttacgttataactttttctagggattttaaggaactttcgtgtgttctacaaagttgcttTAGCTGTTATTACACAGAGTCAAATATttatccaaaaagaaaccaatgctcaaacatcttgtttgactcgatcgaatcttcattagtgtcaaacaaaactgatgttgtttcttgagttattTCCTTgtctatttgaccctgtgtacttcaggccttattGGGATGAAATGCAcctccttctgtttttttttttaaatttttaatggaataacgctccaagtaGAACAGAGCCTACATTTTAAGAAATACCATAAAGATTTTCTAGTGCAGGCCTTGGAGAAACCACAAAAGGAATTTTGAAGACCTAGAGTTTCttcttgtatcgacttttcgaaccctctaagtagaatatcctcttcgaatgagtgaaaTTCGTTTgtgtacctttcaattccgccttCTTTGACAAATGAGCGTACATATTTCAACTTCCGCTTGATAACTGATACTGAGGAAGACTACACGTGGTAGtccaaatacgcgtatctgtcaaatgataagCATTTGAGGACAGATTCAAAATGTATAAAACTGATAACACTaaagtcaggtcttttttacgtcttatttttgcatgattcgtccagaaatggtgagacttttttacgcggttttttgaattttaaacTGAGTTTTGTTTACGctgtacgtatcccccgcgtaaaaaaccaGACTTCAAACTTTCAAactaggatttctgcagaaaatgtTGATGGTATGTCTCCTCATGCAATTACagctgagattcctacaaaaaatcctgctgtgattctttcaagattttatacaagatttcctccagattttttttttcttaagactgcccagtaattcctgctggaaatccacttgagatttcttcaaggattcctgctaggatttctccagagattacccagcctagggctgaaaatctctataataaagaaataataataataataataataggattgctccaggaatgctgttggtattcattcaggagtttctggcggaatcctccaggaagacttctgggattccttcggctATAACTGctgggaatcatccagaaatacttgaaggactcctaagagcaattactgaggaaatctcaactgaaattgtttgagaaattccagctcgaattcttgaaaaaatcttacaggaatatctaaaggaccTACCTAGCATTTCTGCTgatatttcaagagaaattcctataggaattcttggagaaacctttgaagtagtaaaaatttccagagaaatcccatCAGGCATCTCGAGGATTTTTCAAGAGGATTTTTCCAATCATTTTCCCCACTTTTCTATTTCTccgtggaattccttcaaaaaattctctagaaatacgAGAAATACCCACTGGTGATTCTGCAGAAGTTGCTTCCGTGATTTCTATGATGATTTTTCAAATGATTCCTCCACAATTTCCCCAAGAATGCCATCCAGGAATGTAATGTGGTtcctccagagaaattccaggatttcccctggaatttgtccaaaaattcttctgggattacctctagaaattcttgctggaatcctTTCCATTATTTTTCATGAGAACTATCCACTAATCAACtaataagacaaaataaaattccctgaattttccaggtttttccaaggACATTTTAAAAGTTTGTAATTCGAAAACTAGCCCAAATTTCTATTAAATTTATATACTTTTCAAAAACTATATAAAAATATCCTCAAATATGTTGGGTAAAAATGCTCAAGGTTCTACCCCACAAATTCCACCAAATGGCTAAATTCATCCAAGTGCTTTTATTGCTtaactaaggaattccttcagcgatttcggGCAGGATTTCGTCCGTAGTTCCTCCTAGGGTTTCTCTTAGAaagttttaagaattccttctgaaatttctttaatatttcctCCCGTGACTACTCCAAGA contains the following coding sequences:
- the LOC109401371 gene encoding uncharacterized protein LOC109401371, translating into MNEYLWEFAQKLPSDNPFQVVLKSALSVAASSEADLGKTNNKWMCRKCKTLWMHGYFQVDEVASTNRYDKLIKKYQNKPSRTRKQQSYLDYLLGRKHVIAKYTCKLCSYKTRFITDKRNAKPVQKSLTLNKEHFSPSTAVTNSKRKKRKRDPTAKLSIPLTTKGNHKNAKQTSFSSKEPSKLNALANMLKKKSEGMSSAEPLTVQDRLKLLLK